In the Deinococcus depolymerans genome, one interval contains:
- a CDS encoding DUF2239 family protein, with protein sequence MDTEPTFTTFEGPTRRLTAPLADTLSLLHAGPRAGLLTFDDRTGRSVDFDLSGTLDEVLARHAPETPRTGPGRPKLGVVSREVSLLPRHWEWLERQRGGASATLRRLIDEARRADPDGERRAQAQAAADRFLGVMAGDLPGYEEATRALYAADRARFEAQVQGWPDDVRLHALYLAGPALGRSG encoded by the coding sequence ATGGATACCGAACCCACCTTCACCACCTTTGAGGGACCTACCCGCCGCCTGACCGCACCCCTCGCGGACACCCTCAGCCTGCTGCACGCCGGGCCGCGCGCGGGCCTGCTGACCTTCGACGACCGCACCGGCCGCAGCGTGGACTTCGACCTGAGCGGCACCCTGGATGAGGTCCTGGCCCGCCACGCACCCGAAACGCCCCGCACAGGCCCGGGTCGCCCGAAACTGGGCGTCGTCTCGCGTGAAGTCTCGCTGCTGCCCCGCCACTGGGAGTGGCTGGAACGCCAGCGGGGCGGGGCGTCGGCCACGCTGCGCCGCCTGATCGACGAGGCCCGCAGGGCCGACCCGGACGGCGAACGCCGCGCGCAGGCACAGGCGGCCGCCGACCGTTTCCTGGGCGTGATGGCGGGCGACCTGCCCGGTTACGAGGAAGCCACCCGCGCCCTGTACGCCGCCGACCGCGCGCGTTTCGAGGCTCAGGTGCAGGGCTGGCCTGACGACGTGCGCCTGCACGCCCTGTACCTCGCCGGGCCGGCACTGGGGAGGTCCGGTTGA